The Mesorhizobium sp. INR15 region CCTGCCCTCACCCGTTTCCAGTTTCAGATGTTTACCGGCCTTTTTCGAAGCCTCGTTGTTTTATTACACTAATATAATAGCTGCTGCAAGGATCGCCCGACGCGGTTTTGGAGGCGCCCACAATCAAGCGGCCAGGCGCCAACTTCTGTGGGCATCAGTAGGTGGCGCGGCCACCCGAGAGATCGAATACGGCGGCCGTGGTGAAGCTGTTTTCCTTCGACACCAGCCAGGCAACCATGTTCGCGGCCTCGTCGACTTCGAGGAACCGGGCACGCGGAATCTTCGACAGCATGTAGTCGATATGCTCCTGCTTCATCTGGTCGAAGATCGGCGTGCGGGCCGCCGCCGGCGTGATGCAGTTCACCGCGATATCCAGTCCGGCCAGTTCCTTGCCCAGCGACTTGGTCATGCCGATGACCGCCGCTTTCGATGCGGAATAGGCAGACGCGTTCGGATTGCCTTCCTTGCCGGCGATCGAGGCAACATTGACGATGCGGCCATAGCCATGCGCCTTCATCGACGGCACGACCGCACGGTTGACGTGAAAGGTGCCGTGCAGGTTGATGTCGATCACCCGCTTCCACTCGGCGACCGGATAGGCTTCCAGCGTGTGGTTGGGACCGGCAATGCCGGCCGAATTCACCAGGATCGATACCGCACCGAACGCGGCCTCGGTCTGGCCATGCGCGGCGACAACAGCATCGGGGTCGACAATGTCCACGACAACGGAACGTACCGAACCGCCCAGTTCCTGCGTGGCAGTTTCGAGCCGATCAGCGTTGACATCCCACAGGCAGACCTTGGCGCCCGATGCCAGCATCCGCTTTGCGAAGGCAAAACCCAGTCCCTGAGCCCCACCGGTGACGACAGCCACCTGACCATCGAGATCAATCCTGTTCATCGTCTGGTTCTCCCTGGAGACTGATTTGAGCCGGCGCTCGACCCTACCGGTTGCGCGCCCAAACGCCCATCCTGGTTTCGGTAATGCTCTCCCAGCCGGGATTGCTCTCGCATGTTACACTAGTATAATGCAAGCTTGAATCGCGCGCAGAGCGCGCCGATTGAATTGTGTCGGCTTAGAGCCCAATGTTATGTGCGACTCCTGGCGCACAACATGCGGCAGGAGCACGGCAGGGGCAAAGGTCATGGCTGCGAGAACATCGGATACGGCAGGCAAGTCAGGGGCGACGCAGAGCGCCGAGAGCAGCTTGACCGAGTTCCTGCAAGGCGCTTCGCTCAACCGCGCCATCCCGCTGCGTGACCAAATCTATGGACTGGTGCGCAAGGCGATCGTCACTGGGAAGCTCGCGCCGGGAGCACCCATCAACGAAATCGAGATCGCGCACAGGCTCGGCATTTCGCGCACGCCGGTGCGTGAGGCGGTCAAGAAAGTCAGCGATGAGGGCCTGATCGAGGTCTTCGCCCAGAACGGAACATTCGTTGCCGACATCAGCCGCAAGCAGGTCGAAGAGGCCTATATCATCCGGATCGCGCTAGAGCTCGAAAGCATCAAGCGGGCGGCGGTCGCCATCGAAACCAACCACGTCCAGGACTTGGAAGACATCATCAACGCGCATGAGACCGCGGTGAAACGCTCGCGCTTCGATGAGGCCATCGCCAGGGATGACGACTTTCACCGCTACATCGCCGAGGTGAACGGCCTGACCATGCTGTGGAAGGTCGTCGACATTTCGAAAGCGCAGATGGATCGGTGCCGGTTGTTGTCGCTGCCCTCCCCGGGCGCCGGGCAGGAAACCATCGCCCAGCACCGCGCGATCCTGAAGGCACTGGCCAAACGCGACCAGGCCGGCGCCATGAAAGCGCTGCAGGCGCATCTGGAAACATCGCTGCGCAACACGATCGCCCTGCTGGACGCGGAGCCCCATGGTTCCCTGCTGATCGCCTGAGCCTACGGCTCGGTAGACCTACATGGTCGCGCCAATCGACCACGGCACGAACTCGCTGTCGCCATAGCCCAGCAGTTCCGATTTGGTGCGCTCGCCG contains the following coding sequences:
- a CDS encoding GntR family transcriptional regulator is translated as MAARTSDTAGKSGATQSAESSLTEFLQGASLNRAIPLRDQIYGLVRKAIVTGKLAPGAPINEIEIAHRLGISRTPVREAVKKVSDEGLIEVFAQNGTFVADISRKQVEEAYIIRIALELESIKRAAVAIETNHVQDLEDIINAHETAVKRSRFDEAIARDDDFHRYIAEVNGLTMLWKVVDISKAQMDRCRLLSLPSPGAGQETIAQHRAILKALAKRDQAGAMKALQAHLETSLRNTIALLDAEPHGSLLIA
- a CDS encoding SDR family NAD(P)-dependent oxidoreductase, whose protein sequence is MNRIDLDGQVAVVTGGAQGLGFAFAKRMLASGAKVCLWDVNADRLETATQELGGSVRSVVVDIVDPDAVVAAHGQTEAAFGAVSILVNSAGIAGPNHTLEAYPVAEWKRVIDINLHGTFHVNRAVVPSMKAHGYGRIVNVASIAGKEGNPNASAYSASKAAVIGMTKSLGKELAGLDIAVNCITPAAARTPIFDQMKQEHIDYMLSKIPRARFLEVDEAANMVAWLVSKENSFTTAAVFDLSGGRATY